The Skermanella pratensis genome has a window encoding:
- a CDS encoding serine protease — translation MTTSASLRPQGRRVEAARVPLCELHPGRLNPSGANFHHSAGRYLCARAARSLEAERLDEAAEVLITHLRHQADLPAGVLVKRILGELRKWRHFGTMQKFADAMIRLGCDSHLVYRQYGQALIDRGELIPALDLLKRLEERARDDRDEYPEACGLLGRVYKQIFIEARGSRLGMGESALGQAVAWYHRIYESDANRVWHGVNVVALLRRAERDGIRVPDAPDPGHLAARIRDHIGRRWAEELPAWDYAIAAEVCLALEDWRGAERWLGKYLGAQDVDAFAIAGTLRQFTEVWNLRIDGGPGGGLLAVLRAELLRREDGRISLTPDQVQGMQGADPSTFERVLGDTGSSTYKWMCLGMERARAVAMIRAPDGRGRGTGFLLRGSDLHQSLGDGNFLLTNAHVVSDDPWDRSELNSDEAVVSFEALAEPGCSAPRYGVTGVAWSSPAKDLDATLLRLEETPRGVEPCPISKAMPFLDEGQRVYVIGHPLGGELSFSLEDNRLMDHDGPPAGRPDRPERRLLHYRAPTERGSSGSPVFAGQGWRVVGLHRAGGQSVRKLNGQSGTYAANEGVWIQSIRDDVAKSIETGRDAP, via the coding sequence ATGACCACCTCCGCGTCGTTGCGGCCCCAGGGGCGGAGGGTTGAGGCGGCCCGGGTTCCGCTCTGCGAGCTCCACCCGGGCCGCCTCAACCCTTCAGGGGCCAATTTCCACCACTCCGCTGGACGTTACCTCTGCGCGCGGGCGGCTAGAAGCCTGGAAGCGGAGCGGCTCGACGAAGCGGCTGAAGTACTGATCACCCATTTGCGGCACCAGGCGGACCTGCCCGCTGGAGTCCTCGTCAAAAGGATCCTCGGCGAACTCCGGAAATGGCGGCATTTCGGCACGATGCAGAAGTTCGCCGACGCGATGATCCGGCTCGGATGCGATTCGCACCTCGTCTACCGCCAGTACGGCCAGGCGTTGATCGACCGGGGGGAACTCATTCCCGCCCTCGATCTCCTGAAACGCCTGGAGGAGCGCGCCCGGGACGATCGCGACGAGTATCCCGAGGCCTGCGGTCTGCTCGGCCGCGTGTACAAGCAGATCTTCATCGAGGCCCGGGGCAGCCGGCTCGGCATGGGCGAGTCGGCCTTGGGCCAAGCCGTCGCATGGTACCACAGGATCTACGAGTCCGACGCGAACCGGGTCTGGCACGGCGTCAACGTGGTCGCCCTGTTGCGCCGCGCCGAACGGGACGGCATCCGGGTGCCCGACGCGCCCGATCCGGGGCACTTGGCCGCCCGCATCAGGGACCATATCGGCCGGCGCTGGGCGGAGGAGCTGCCGGCCTGGGACTATGCCATCGCCGCCGAGGTCTGCCTGGCGCTGGAGGACTGGCGGGGGGCGGAGCGCTGGCTGGGCAAGTACCTGGGTGCGCAGGATGTGGACGCCTTCGCCATCGCCGGCACCTTGCGCCAATTCACCGAAGTCTGGAACCTTCGGATCGACGGAGGGCCGGGAGGCGGCCTGTTGGCCGTGCTCCGGGCCGAGCTGCTCCGGCGCGAAGACGGCCGGATCAGCCTCACGCCCGATCAGGTGCAGGGAATGCAGGGTGCCGATCCAAGCACCTTCGAGCGTGTCCTGGGCGATACCGGTTCCAGCACCTACAAGTGGATGTGCCTGGGTATGGAGCGGGCCCGGGCGGTCGCCATGATCCGCGCCCCGGACGGGCGGGGCAGGGGGACCGGCTTCCTCCTGCGCGGCAGCGACCTGCACCAGTCCCTGGGCGACGGGAATTTCCTGCTGACCAACGCCCATGTGGTCAGCGACGATCCCTGGGACCGCTCGGAACTGAACAGCGACGAGGCGGTGGTCAGTTTCGAGGCCCTGGCCGAACCCGGCTGTTCCGCTCCACGCTATGGCGTGACCGGAGTGGCCTGGAGTTCCCCCGCCAAGGATCTCGACGCCACCCTGTTGCGGCTGGAGGAAACGCCGCGCGGCGTCGAACCCTGTCCCATCTCGAAGGCCATGCCTTTCCTGGACGAGGGCCAGCGGGTCTATGTCATCGGCCATCCCCTGGGCGGCGAACTCAGCTTTTCGCTGGAGGACAACCGTCTGATGGATCACGACGGGCCGCCGGCGGGTCGTCCCGACCGGCCCGAACGCCGCCTGCTGCATTACCGTGCCCCCACGGAACGCGGCAGTTCCGGCAGCCCGGTATTCGCCGGGCAAGGCTGGCGGGTCGTCGGCCTGCACCGGGCCGGCGGGCAGTCCGTACGCAAGCTGAACGGGCAGTCCGGCACCTACGCGGCGAACGAGGGGGTCTGGATCCAATCGATCCGCGACGATGTGGCGAAGTCGATCGAGACCGGCCGAGACGCCCCGTAA
- a CDS encoding IS256 family transposase, protein MTKDTMTLLLDQIQASTDGDFLRAIAAHTLQRLMEFEVDGLIGAGRHERSDERTTYRNGYRDRQLETRLGTLDLKIPKLRQGTYFPAFLEPRKTAEKALTAVIQEAWIQGVSTRKVDDLVQALGMTGISKSQVSALCQDIDTRVLSFLERPLDGEWPYLWLDATYIKVRQNGRIVSIAAIIATGVNQDGRREILGLGLGQSEAATFWIEFLRGLVRRGLKGVKLVISDAHEGLKAAITQVLSATWQRCRVHFMRSLLAHVPKSQQSVVSAAVRQVFVQPDRETAGQAWRHVADQLRPRFRKVAALLDDAEHDVLAYMDYPEPHRSKLHSTNPIERLNKEVKRRTNVVGIFPNEASVRRLVGAVLLEQNDEWQLQHRYLTLETMTGMAASDEAALAALTKT, encoded by the coding sequence ATGACCAAGGATACGATGACACTTCTGCTCGACCAGATCCAGGCCAGTACCGATGGCGACTTCCTGCGCGCCATCGCCGCTCACACGCTCCAGCGGCTGATGGAGTTCGAGGTCGACGGCCTGATCGGCGCCGGGCGCCATGAGCGCTCCGACGAGCGCACCACATACCGCAACGGCTATCGGGATCGTCAGCTGGAAACCCGGCTCGGCACGCTCGACCTGAAGATACCGAAGCTGCGCCAGGGAACCTACTTTCCGGCCTTCCTGGAGCCCCGCAAGACCGCCGAGAAGGCGCTGACGGCCGTGATCCAGGAAGCGTGGATCCAGGGCGTGTCCACCCGCAAGGTCGATGACCTGGTCCAGGCGCTGGGCATGACCGGCATCTCCAAGTCGCAGGTCTCGGCCCTGTGCCAGGACATCGACACCCGCGTGCTGTCCTTCCTCGAGCGGCCGCTGGATGGCGAGTGGCCCTACCTTTGGCTCGATGCGACCTACATCAAGGTCCGCCAGAATGGCCGCATCGTGTCGATCGCGGCAATAATCGCCACCGGCGTCAACCAGGACGGCCGCCGCGAAATCCTCGGGCTCGGCCTGGGCCAGTCGGAAGCCGCCACCTTCTGGATCGAGTTTCTGCGTGGTCTGGTCCGTCGCGGCCTGAAGGGCGTGAAGCTGGTGATCTCCGACGCCCACGAAGGTCTCAAGGCGGCCATCACCCAGGTCCTGAGCGCCACCTGGCAGAGGTGCCGGGTGCATTTCATGAGATCGCTATTGGCCCATGTGCCGAAAAGCCAGCAGTCGGTCGTCTCGGCCGCTGTCCGGCAGGTCTTCGTCCAGCCCGATCGCGAGACTGCCGGACAGGCCTGGCGCCACGTCGCCGATCAGCTCCGCCCGCGCTTTCGCAAGGTCGCCGCCCTGCTCGACGATGCCGAACACGACGTGCTCGCCTACATGGACTATCCTGAACCCCATCGTAGCAAGTTGCACTCGACCAATCCGATCGAGCGCTTGAACAAGGAAGTCAAGCGCCGGACCAATGTCGTCGGCATCTTCCCGAACGAGGCCAGCGTTCGCAGGCTTGTTGGTGCTGTACTTCTCGAGCAGAATGACGAGTGGCAACTACAACATCGTTACCTGACGCTTGAGACCATGACCGGCATGGCCGCCAGTGATGAAGCGGCCCTCGCCGCGCTGACCAAGACCTGA
- a CDS encoding LysR family transcriptional regulator, with protein MRIWRYVDEAAKFGSLRKAAEQLNVTPSALQRRIQDVEEDLGAAIFERSAQGIRLTAAGESFIRWVRSQSADLERVRSHIEDLSGLRRGHVRIACSQALVNYLLPRQISEFRERFPLVSFQISVVDQGSAIRMLREYETDLAIIFSPRRTPEFQPLMTLGQRVVAIVAADHPLTGKEVVRLRDCAQYPIALPDGSFGTRAILEDLLSVSSAKLSVELESNSFEMLRNLARSGSVVTFQIEIGAPVPETDPGLVALPLSDLEMAHGPLVLGQQRGRTLPVATAKFAEQLARRLDEARMKPQPA; from the coding sequence ATGCGGATCTGGCGCTATGTCGACGAGGCGGCGAAGTTCGGTTCGCTGCGGAAGGCGGCCGAACAGCTCAATGTGACGCCGTCGGCGCTCCAGCGCCGGATCCAGGACGTGGAGGAGGATCTGGGCGCCGCCATCTTCGAGCGCTCCGCCCAGGGGATCCGGCTGACCGCGGCGGGGGAGAGCTTCATCCGCTGGGTGCGCAGCCAGTCCGCCGACCTGGAACGGGTGCGCTCGCACATAGAGGACCTGTCGGGCCTCAGGCGCGGCCATGTCCGGATCGCGTGCAGCCAGGCGCTGGTGAACTATCTGCTGCCCCGGCAGATATCGGAGTTCCGGGAGCGCTTCCCGCTGGTCAGCTTCCAGATCTCGGTGGTCGACCAGGGCTCGGCGATCCGGATGCTGCGCGAGTACGAGACGGACCTTGCGATCATCTTCAGCCCGCGCAGGACACCCGAGTTCCAGCCGCTGATGACCCTGGGCCAGCGCGTCGTCGCCATCGTCGCCGCCGACCATCCCCTGACGGGGAAGGAAGTCGTGCGCCTGCGCGATTGCGCGCAATACCCGATCGCCCTGCCGGACGGCAGCTTCGGTACCCGCGCCATCCTGGAGGACCTGCTGTCCGTCAGTTCGGCGAAGCTGTCGGTGGAGCTGGAATCCAACTCGTTCGAGATGCTGCGGAACCTGGCGCGGTCGGGCAGCGTGGTGACTTTCCAGATCGAGATCGGCGCGCCGGTGCCGGAGACCGATCCCGGCCTCGTGGCGCTTCCCCTGAGCGACCTGGAGATGGCGCACGGCCCGCTGGTGCTGGGCCAGCAACGGGGCCGGACCCTGCCGGTCGCGACCGCGAAGTTCGCCGAGCAGCTCGCGCGCCGGCTGGACGAAGCCCGGATGAAGCCGCAGCCCGCGTAA
- a CDS encoding ABC transporter substrate-binding protein, translating into MRSVISQWPAVLAGALVGAFGLAGAASAQTPVKMVLNWKYQGPQALFFIAEDKGYFKAEGLDVTIDQGEGSAASITKVATGAYDAGFGDVNALITLAAKSPDEAPVAVFMMYNTPPFTVAVKADGPIRTPKDLEGKTIGGPANDGALKLFPAFAQVAGIDAGKVSVTNMQANLREQMLQRGQVDGIFGYVNTIAFSAKSAGMDPDKDFRFINYGDYGMDLYSNAIVVSKAFLSQNGEAAKGLVRAINRAAKDMIADPAGSVAAVMRREPLLNEKVEIERTVATLRMEMNHPEIAAIGLGDVDDERLKRAIDMVVEANGLENTPEPSAIFTDAYLPPLSERPTAVIKQ; encoded by the coding sequence ATGCGCAGCGTCATCAGCCAATGGCCCGCGGTTCTGGCGGGCGCCCTGGTCGGGGCCTTCGGCCTGGCCGGCGCGGCATCCGCCCAGACACCCGTCAAGATGGTTCTCAACTGGAAATACCAGGGACCGCAGGCGCTGTTCTTCATCGCCGAGGACAAGGGCTACTTCAAGGCGGAGGGGCTGGACGTCACCATCGACCAGGGCGAAGGGTCGGCCGCCTCCATCACCAAGGTGGCGACGGGAGCCTACGACGCCGGGTTCGGCGACGTGAACGCGCTGATCACCCTGGCCGCCAAGTCGCCCGACGAGGCGCCGGTCGCCGTCTTCATGATGTACAACACGCCGCCCTTCACGGTCGCGGTCAAGGCGGACGGCCCGATCCGGACGCCCAAGGACCTGGAAGGCAAGACCATCGGCGGCCCCGCCAACGACGGCGCGCTCAAGCTGTTCCCGGCGTTCGCCCAGGTCGCCGGCATCGACGCCGGCAAGGTCTCCGTCACCAATATGCAGGCGAACCTGCGCGAGCAGATGCTCCAGCGCGGCCAGGTCGACGGGATCTTCGGCTATGTCAACACCATAGCCTTCAGCGCCAAGAGCGCCGGCATGGACCCGGACAAGGATTTCCGCTTCATCAACTACGGCGATTACGGGATGGACCTTTATTCCAACGCGATCGTCGTGTCCAAGGCGTTCCTGAGCCAGAACGGCGAGGCGGCGAAGGGCCTGGTCCGGGCGATCAACCGCGCGGCCAAGGACATGATCGCCGACCCCGCCGGCTCGGTCGCGGCCGTGATGAGGCGCGAGCCCCTGCTGAACGAGAAGGTCGAGATCGAGCGCACCGTCGCCACCCTGCGGATGGAGATGAACCATCCCGAGATCGCCGCGATCGGCCTGGGCGACGTGGACGACGAACGCCTGAAGCGCGCCATCGACATGGTGGTCGAGGCCAACGGCCTGGAGAACACCCCGGAACCGTCGGCGATCTTCACCGACGCGTACCTGCCGCCGTTGTCCGAGCGGCCCACCGCCGTCATCAAGCAATAA
- a CDS encoding SDR family NAD(P)-dependent oxidoreductase has translation MELGLKSRVVMITGPAKGMGEAVTMAFAAEGCRLALVGRDVAAIEPVAAKVRALGAEAIVIHCDITDEAQCAGAAERTLAAFGRIDVLVNVAGGSGPVGKTGWETTREEFDEIVELNMAGCFNTMSAVMPTFIDQRYGKVVNVGGTFGMRGRAGRMAYSASKWGLRGITKSFALEAGPYNVNVNCVAPGMVEGPRFRGKVVPEMARRLGITEEEAAERHAADYALRRVSTGEDVAKACLFLASDAARQITGVDLPVDGGWASL, from the coding sequence ATGGAACTGGGTCTGAAATCGCGGGTCGTGATGATCACCGGCCCCGCGAAAGGAATGGGAGAGGCCGTCACCATGGCCTTTGCCGCCGAAGGCTGCCGGCTGGCGCTGGTCGGGCGCGACGTCGCCGCGATCGAGCCGGTCGCCGCCAAGGTCCGGGCGCTGGGCGCGGAGGCGATCGTGATCCACTGCGACATCACCGACGAGGCGCAATGCGCCGGGGCGGCCGAACGGACGCTCGCGGCCTTTGGGCGGATCGACGTGCTGGTCAACGTGGCGGGCGGCTCCGGCCCGGTCGGCAAGACCGGCTGGGAGACCACCCGCGAGGAGTTCGACGAGATCGTGGAGCTGAACATGGCGGGATGCTTCAACACCATGAGCGCCGTCATGCCGACCTTCATCGACCAGCGCTACGGCAAGGTCGTCAATGTCGGCGGCACCTTCGGGATGCGCGGCCGGGCCGGCCGGATGGCCTATTCGGCGTCCAAGTGGGGCCTGCGCGGCATCACCAAGTCCTTCGCGCTGGAGGCCGGGCCCTACAACGTCAACGTCAACTGCGTGGCGCCGGGCATGGTCGAGGGGCCGCGCTTCCGCGGCAAGGTCGTGCCGGAAATGGCCCGGCGGCTCGGCATCACCGAGGAGGAGGCGGCCGAGCGGCACGCCGCCGACTACGCGCTGCGCCGCGTCTCCACCGGCGAGGACGTGGCCAAGGCGTGCCTCTTCCTCGCCAGCGACGCGGCCCGCCAGATCACCGGCGTCGATCTGCCGGTGGACGGCGGCTGGGCCTCCCTCTGA
- the allB gene encoding allantoinase AllB: METGKTLADLVITGGTIVTDQASFRGAVAVKDGRILAVGADESMPAARETFDAAGLHLLPGAIDAHVHFREPGYTHKEDWRTGTAAAAMGGVTTVFEMPNTDPPTGTVEALRIKQQAAAKAHVDYGLYGLLAEDNLDQLDGLVAGGVAAFKCFMGNTFGNLPSPSTGAMLEGFEIIARHGLRISLHAETASIMAWRQRKLMAAGRRDPLAHLASRPAVVATEAVSRAAILAEWTGARIHVLHISSGDELRPLREAKARGVDVTGETCPHYLLFDERAYADLGSIIRVNPPVRERHHQQALWEGLRDGTIDMIATDHAPHDPGEKVRDDIWTADCGFPGVETQMPLMLTQVNAGRLSLTDYVRLSSTAPAKAFGLHPRKGAIMPGADADIALVDLARRETVRADALHSRGRITPFEGFETVGAPIHTLVRGRFVMRYRRLVEDASGWGLPVGRVQAMPEPQPRHVEETTAAITGARPAGATAPSVRAAE; the protein is encoded by the coding sequence ATGGAAACCGGAAAGACCCTCGCCGACCTCGTCATCACCGGCGGCACCATCGTCACCGACCAAGCCAGCTTCCGGGGCGCCGTCGCCGTCAAGGACGGCCGCATCCTGGCGGTGGGCGCGGACGAGTCCATGCCGGCCGCGCGGGAGACCTTCGACGCGGCCGGCCTGCACCTGCTGCCCGGCGCGATCGACGCCCACGTCCATTTCCGCGAACCGGGCTATACCCACAAGGAGGACTGGCGGACCGGAACGGCGGCGGCGGCCATGGGCGGAGTCACCACCGTCTTCGAGATGCCCAACACCGACCCGCCGACCGGCACGGTCGAGGCGCTGAGGATCAAGCAGCAGGCGGCGGCCAAGGCGCACGTGGACTACGGCCTGTACGGGCTGCTCGCCGAGGACAACCTGGACCAGCTGGACGGCCTGGTCGCGGGCGGCGTGGCCGCGTTCAAATGCTTCATGGGCAACACCTTCGGCAACCTGCCCTCGCCCTCCACCGGCGCCATGCTGGAAGGGTTCGAGATCATCGCGCGGCACGGGCTTCGCATCTCGCTCCATGCCGAGACCGCCTCCATCATGGCGTGGCGCCAGCGCAAGCTGATGGCCGCCGGCCGGCGCGATCCGCTCGCCCACTTGGCGTCGCGCCCCGCCGTGGTCGCGACCGAGGCGGTGTCGCGCGCCGCGATCCTGGCTGAATGGACCGGCGCCCGCATCCACGTCCTGCACATCTCCTCGGGCGACGAGCTGCGGCCGCTGCGGGAGGCGAAGGCGCGCGGCGTCGACGTCACCGGCGAGACCTGTCCGCATTACCTGCTGTTCGACGAGCGGGCCTATGCCGACCTGGGCTCGATCATCCGGGTCAACCCGCCGGTCCGCGAGCGGCATCACCAGCAGGCGCTCTGGGAGGGCCTCAGGGACGGCACGATCGACATGATCGCGACCGACCACGCGCCGCACGATCCCGGGGAAAAGGTGCGGGACGACATCTGGACGGCCGATTGCGGCTTCCCCGGCGTCGAGACCCAGATGCCGCTGATGCTGACCCAGGTGAACGCCGGCCGCCTGTCGCTGACCGACTATGTGCGGCTGTCCTCGACGGCCCCGGCCAAGGCGTTCGGCCTCCATCCGCGGAAGGGGGCGATCATGCCCGGCGCCGACGCCGACATCGCGCTGGTCGATCTGGCCCGGCGCGAAACGGTCCGCGCCGACGCGCTGCACTCGCGCGGCAGGATCACGCCGTTCGAGGGGTTCGAAACGGTGGGCGCGCCGATCCACACGCTGGTTCGGGGTCGGTTCGTGATGCGGTACCGCCGGCTGGTCGAGGATGCCTCCGGGTGGGGCCTTCCGGTCGGCCGGGTCCAGGCCATGCCGGAACCCCAGCCCCGCCACGTCGAGGAGACGACCGCCGCGATCACCGGCGCCCGTCCGGCTGGCGCGACGGCTCCGTCCGTTCGGGCGGCCGAGTGA
- a CDS encoding ABC transporter ATP-binding protein — MQTAKSPSLVPIPLKPDPDQQSPRKLFIELEKVTVSYGKGPGATQALSEITLQVGEGDFIALVGPSGCGKSTILKLVGDLLKASSGHVFVAGREVGAQDVRIGMAFQNPTLLPWLSIRDNVMLPLKIVQPFRADWKRKRHGEYRDRAEALLAKVGLGGFGGKYPWQLSGGMQQRASLCRALIHDPNLLLLDEPFGALDQFTREELWDILQTLWIDGKPTVLLVTHDLRESAFLANRIVVMSARPGRILVDEPVGFARPRTLDTTYQPGFTNLTHKLRTLIVEARSAAGGTP; from the coding sequence ATGCAGACGGCGAAATCACCCAGCCTGGTCCCGATCCCGCTGAAGCCGGACCCGGACCAGCAGTCCCCGCGCAAGCTGTTCATCGAACTGGAAAAGGTCACCGTCTCCTACGGCAAGGGGCCGGGCGCCACCCAGGCGCTCTCCGAGATCACGCTCCAGGTCGGCGAAGGCGACTTCATCGCGCTGGTCGGACCGTCGGGCTGCGGCAAGAGCACGATCCTGAAGCTGGTCGGCGACCTGCTGAAGGCGTCGAGCGGCCACGTCTTCGTGGCCGGGCGGGAAGTCGGGGCGCAGGACGTGCGGATCGGCATGGCCTTCCAGAACCCGACGCTGCTGCCCTGGCTGAGCATCCGCGACAACGTCATGCTGCCTCTCAAGATCGTGCAGCCTTTCCGGGCCGACTGGAAGCGCAAGCGGCACGGCGAGTACCGCGACCGGGCCGAAGCTCTGCTGGCCAAGGTCGGCCTGGGCGGCTTCGGCGGCAAGTATCCCTGGCAGCTCTCGGGCGGCATGCAGCAGCGGGCCTCGCTGTGCCGGGCGCTGATCCACGACCCCAACCTGCTGCTGCTGGACGAGCCGTTCGGCGCGCTGGACCAGTTCACGCGGGAGGAGCTTTGGGACATCCTCCAGACGCTGTGGATCGACGGCAAGCCGACCGTGCTGCTGGTCACCCACGACCTGCGCGAGAGCGCCTTCCTGGCCAACCGCATCGTCGTGATGAGCGCCCGGCCCGGGCGGATCCTGGTGGACGAGCCGGTCGGCTTCGCCCGCCCGCGCACGCTGGACACGACCTACCAGCCGGGCTTCACCAACCTGACCCACAAGCTGCGCACCCTGATCGTCGAGGCCCGGAGCGCCGCGGGAGGTACCCCATGA
- a CDS encoding ABC transporter permease: MTSLNREKIASAALIAGVFVAWEVGCLLFGISEYVLPRPSQIVMVLVERWPALMPHAVQTLYTTLVGFALGVSAGVLIGMLIGSSRLAYNVAFPLLVGFSSIPKVAVVPIFVLWFGAGTVPAVLTSMIISVFPVVVNMATGLATTEPELEDVLRTMKATKRDILLNVGLPRAMPYLFASLKVAVTLSFVGTVIAETVASNRGIGNMMLIASSNFNVPLVFAGLFILAGLGIALYVVFSLIERRVTGWANRKTEFAMG; encoded by the coding sequence ATGACCAGCCTGAACCGGGAGAAGATCGCGTCCGCCGCCCTGATCGCCGGGGTCTTCGTGGCATGGGAGGTCGGCTGCCTGCTGTTCGGCATCAGCGAATACGTCCTGCCGCGCCCGTCCCAGATCGTCATGGTGCTGGTGGAGCGCTGGCCCGCCCTGATGCCGCACGCGGTACAGACACTCTACACCACGCTGGTCGGGTTCGCGCTCGGCGTCTCCGCCGGGGTGCTGATCGGAATGCTGATCGGGTCGTCCAGGCTGGCCTACAACGTGGCGTTCCCCCTGCTGGTGGGCTTCTCGTCGATCCCCAAGGTGGCGGTGGTGCCGATCTTCGTGCTGTGGTTCGGCGCCGGGACGGTTCCGGCGGTGCTCACCTCCATGATCATCTCGGTCTTCCCGGTGGTGGTGAACATGGCGACGGGGCTGGCGACCACGGAGCCGGAGCTGGAGGACGTGCTGCGCACGATGAAGGCGACCAAGCGCGACATCCTGCTGAACGTCGGGCTGCCGCGCGCCATGCCGTACCTGTTCGCCTCCCTCAAGGTCGCGGTCACGCTGTCCTTCGTCGGCACGGTCATCGCGGAGACGGTCGCGTCCAACCGGGGGATCGGCAACATGATGCTGATCGCCTCCTCCAACTTCAACGTCCCCCTGGTCTTCGCCGGGCTCTTCATCCTGGCCGGCCTCGGCATCGCGCTCTACGTCGTCTTCTCGCTGATCGAGCGCCGCGTGACCGGCTGGGCCAACCGCAAGACCGAATTCGCGATGGGCTGA
- a CDS encoding ABC transporter substrate-binding protein, translating to MIDISRRAALAAGFGLALAVSQPFAVTPAQAREPTPIRFTLDWKYQGIHAWYFVAQDKGYFRDEGLEVTIDQGEGSAATVTRIMSGAYDAGFGDINAVIQQAAQKPGEAPVMVYQIYNRPPFAVLTRTDSGIEDMKDLAGRKVGGPAGSAATRLLPALLARNGVAEPSVEVLNMQPNLQEQMLIRGEVAASLVFNVTSYVNLIQQGQDPDGDFRWLDYADHGLDLYSNGVMVSRDLARDKPEAVRGLVRAINRAVQDVMADPDMGVKALTAVEPLVDAGSEGRRVRFAFDRLMITPETRKIGLGDVDDARLERSIAVMAEAYDLPRKPEPSQVFDRSFLPPQDRRLVAGAGN from the coding sequence ATGATCGACATATCCCGCCGGGCCGCCCTGGCGGCCGGGTTCGGCCTCGCGCTCGCCGTCTCGCAGCCGTTCGCCGTCACCCCGGCCCAGGCCCGGGAGCCGACGCCGATCCGCTTCACGCTGGACTGGAAGTACCAGGGCATCCACGCCTGGTACTTCGTCGCCCAGGACAAGGGCTATTTCCGCGACGAGGGGCTGGAGGTCACGATCGACCAGGGCGAGGGGTCCGCCGCCACCGTCACCCGCATCATGTCCGGCGCCTACGACGCCGGGTTCGGCGACATCAACGCCGTGATCCAGCAGGCGGCGCAGAAGCCCGGCGAGGCGCCGGTGATGGTCTACCAGATCTACAACCGTCCGCCCTTCGCGGTGCTGACCAGGACGGACAGCGGCATCGAGGACATGAAGGACCTGGCCGGCCGCAAGGTCGGCGGCCCGGCCGGCAGTGCCGCGACCCGGCTGCTTCCGGCGCTGCTGGCGCGGAACGGCGTGGCGGAGCCGTCGGTCGAGGTGCTGAACATGCAGCCGAACCTGCAGGAGCAGATGCTGATCCGCGGCGAGGTCGCGGCCTCCCTGGTATTCAACGTGACCAGCTACGTCAACCTGATCCAGCAGGGCCAGGACCCGGACGGCGATTTCCGCTGGCTTGACTATGCCGACCACGGGCTGGACCTCTATTCCAACGGCGTGATGGTGTCCCGGGATCTTGCCCGCGACAAGCCGGAGGCGGTCCGAGGGCTGGTCCGGGCGATCAATCGGGCGGTGCAGGACGTGATGGCCGATCCGGACATGGGCGTGAAGGCGCTGACCGCGGTCGAGCCGCTGGTCGATGCCGGCAGCGAGGGGCGCCGGGTGCGGTTCGCCTTCGACCGGTTGATGATCACGCCGGAAACGCGGAAGATCGGGCTGGGCGACGTGGACGACGCCCGGCTGGAGCGGTCCATCGCGGTGATGGCCGAAGCCTACGACCTGCCGCGGAAGCCCGAGCCGTCGCAAGTGTTCGACCGGTCGTTCCTGCCGCCGCAGGACCGGCGCCTCGTCGCCGGCGCGGGGAATTGA